In Parus major isolate Abel chromosome 8, Parus_major1.1, whole genome shotgun sequence, a single window of DNA contains:
- the MKNK1 gene encoding MAP kinase-interacting serine/threonine-protein kinase 1 isoform X4, whose translation MFCHTEMVSSQPVPIADSGKRKKKKRTRATDQVPGKFEDLYKLTAELLGEGAYAKVQGAVSLQTGKEYAVKIIEKNAGHSRSRVFREIETLYQCQGNKNILELIEFFEDDTRYYLVFEKLRGGSILDHIQKRKHFNEREASKVVRDIASALDFLHTKGIAHRDLKPENILCESPEKMSPVKICDFDLGSGVKLNSACTPITTPELTTPCGSAEYMAPEVVEVFMEEATFYDKRCDLWSLGVILYIMLSGYPPFVGNCGTDCGWDRGEVCRVCQNKLFESIQEGKYEFPDKDWSHISSEAKDLISKLLVCDAKERLSAAQVLQHSWVQGQAPERGLPTPQVLQSDLEEEINTPGNRYSAVRTSG comes from the exons ATGTTCTGCCACACAGAGATGGTCAGCAGTCAGCCTGTCCCCATAGCAGacagtgggaaaaggaaaaagaaaaaaagaaccagaGCCACAGATCAGGTCCCTGGGAAGTTTGAAG ACTTGTACAAGCTGACTGCTGAGCTGCTTGGTGAGGGAGCATATGCTAAAGTTCAGGGTGCTGTCAGTCTCCAAACTGGGAAAGAATACGCAGTAAAA ATCATTGAAAAAAATGCTGGGCATAGTCGGAGTCGGGTTTTTCGTGAAATAGAAACTCTGTACCAGTGTCAGGGTAACAA gaacattttGGAGTTAATAGAATTTTTTGAAGATGACACAAGATACTACCTGGTCTTTGAGAAGCTGAGAGGAG GGTCAATCCTGGACCACATACAAAAGAGGAAGCACTTCAATGAACGAGAAGCAAGCAAAGTGGTGAGAGACATTGCCTCTGCTCTGGACTTCCTTCATACAAAAG GTATTGCTCACAGGGACCTGAAGCCTGAAAACATCCTGTGTGAATCTCCAGAAAAG atgTCACCAGTAAAAATATGTGACTTTGATCTTGGCAGTGGGGTGAAGCTGAACAGTGCATGTACTCCAATAACTACTCCCGAATTAACAACGCCG TGTGGCTCTGCAGAATACATGGCACCCGAAGTGGTGGAAGTGTTCATGGAGGAGGCCACGTTCTATGACAAGAGGTGTGATCTGTGGAGCCTGGGGGTGATTCTGTACATCATGCTCAGTGGTTACCCCCCTTTCGTGGGCAACTGTGGCACAGACTGTGGCTGGGACAGAGGAGAAGTCTGCAGAGTTTGCCAG AACAAGCTTTTTGAGAGCATTCAGGAAGGCAAATACGAATTTCCTGACAAGGACTGGTCACATATTTCCTCTGAGGCCAAAGATCTCATCTCAAAGCTGCTGGTTTGTGATGCCAAAGAACGACTTAGTGCTGCTCAAGTTTTGCAACATTCATGGGTTCAAGGA CAGGCTCCTGAAAGGGGATTGCCCACCCCTCAAGTTCTTCAAAG TGatttggaagaagaaataaacacacCTGGAAATAGATACTCTGCTGTGAGGACAAGTGGGTGA
- the MKNK1 gene encoding MAP kinase-interacting serine/threonine-protein kinase 1 isoform X6, whose translation MFCHTEMVSSQPVPIADSGKRKKKKRTRATDQVPGKFEDLYKLTAELLGEGAYAKVQGAVSLQTGKEYAVKIIEKNAGHSRSRVFREIETLYQCQGNKNILELIEFFEDDTRYYLVFEKLRGGSILDHIQKRKHFNEREASKVVRDIASALDFLHTKGIAHRDLKPENILCESPEKMSPVKICDFDLGSGVKLNSACTPITTPELTTPCGSAEYMAPEVVEVFMEEATFYDKRCDLWSLGVILYIMLSGYPPFVGNCGTDCGWDRGEVCRVCQNKLFESIQEGKYEFPDKDWSHISSEAKDLISKLLVCDAKERLSAAQVLQHSWVQGFPAQEGRNRPCGDLPKL comes from the exons ATGTTCTGCCACACAGAGATGGTCAGCAGTCAGCCTGTCCCCATAGCAGacagtgggaaaaggaaaaagaaaaaaagaaccagaGCCACAGATCAGGTCCCTGGGAAGTTTGAAG ACTTGTACAAGCTGACTGCTGAGCTGCTTGGTGAGGGAGCATATGCTAAAGTTCAGGGTGCTGTCAGTCTCCAAACTGGGAAAGAATACGCAGTAAAA ATCATTGAAAAAAATGCTGGGCATAGTCGGAGTCGGGTTTTTCGTGAAATAGAAACTCTGTACCAGTGTCAGGGTAACAA gaacattttGGAGTTAATAGAATTTTTTGAAGATGACACAAGATACTACCTGGTCTTTGAGAAGCTGAGAGGAG GGTCAATCCTGGACCACATACAAAAGAGGAAGCACTTCAATGAACGAGAAGCAAGCAAAGTGGTGAGAGACATTGCCTCTGCTCTGGACTTCCTTCATACAAAAG GTATTGCTCACAGGGACCTGAAGCCTGAAAACATCCTGTGTGAATCTCCAGAAAAG atgTCACCAGTAAAAATATGTGACTTTGATCTTGGCAGTGGGGTGAAGCTGAACAGTGCATGTACTCCAATAACTACTCCCGAATTAACAACGCCG TGTGGCTCTGCAGAATACATGGCACCCGAAGTGGTGGAAGTGTTCATGGAGGAGGCCACGTTCTATGACAAGAGGTGTGATCTGTGGAGCCTGGGGGTGATTCTGTACATCATGCTCAGTGGTTACCCCCCTTTCGTGGGCAACTGTGGCACAGACTGTGGCTGGGACAGAGGAGAAGTCTGCAGAGTTTGCCAG AACAAGCTTTTTGAGAGCATTCAGGAAGGCAAATACGAATTTCCTGACAAGGACTGGTCACATATTTCCTCTGAGGCCAAAGATCTCATCTCAAAGCTGCTGGTTTGTGATGCCAAAGAACGACTTAGTGCTGCTCAAGTTTTGCAACATTCATGGGTTCAAGGA TTCCCAGctcaggaaggaaggaataGACCCTGTGGAGATCTTCCAAAGCTTTAG
- the MKNK1 gene encoding MAP kinase-interacting serine/threonine-protein kinase 1 isoform X2, whose product MFCHTEMVSSQPVPIADSGKRKKKKRTRATDQVPGKFEDLYKLTAELLGEGAYAKVQGAVSLQTGKEYAVKIIEKNAGHSRSRVFREIETLYQCQGNKNILELIEFFEDDTRYYLVFEKLRGGSILDHIQKRKHFNEREASKVVRDIASALDFLHTKGIAHRDLKPENILCESPEKMSPVKICDFDLGSGVKLNSACTPITTPELTTPCGSAEYMAPEVVEVFMEEATFYDKRCDLWSLGVILYIMLSGYPPFVGNCGTDCGWDRGEVCRVCQNKLFESIQEGKYEFPDKDWSHISSEAKDLISKLLVCDAKERLSAAQVLQHSWVQGAPERGLPTPQVLQRNSSTKDLTLFAAEAIALNRQLSQHESELSAEQESTAHTVCSMKLSPPSKSRLARRRAMAHATKTSDFQPVPHKAF is encoded by the exons ATGTTCTGCCACACAGAGATGGTCAGCAGTCAGCCTGTCCCCATAGCAGacagtgggaaaaggaaaaagaaaaaaagaaccagaGCCACAGATCAGGTCCCTGGGAAGTTTGAAG ACTTGTACAAGCTGACTGCTGAGCTGCTTGGTGAGGGAGCATATGCTAAAGTTCAGGGTGCTGTCAGTCTCCAAACTGGGAAAGAATACGCAGTAAAA ATCATTGAAAAAAATGCTGGGCATAGTCGGAGTCGGGTTTTTCGTGAAATAGAAACTCTGTACCAGTGTCAGGGTAACAA gaacattttGGAGTTAATAGAATTTTTTGAAGATGACACAAGATACTACCTGGTCTTTGAGAAGCTGAGAGGAG GGTCAATCCTGGACCACATACAAAAGAGGAAGCACTTCAATGAACGAGAAGCAAGCAAAGTGGTGAGAGACATTGCCTCTGCTCTGGACTTCCTTCATACAAAAG GTATTGCTCACAGGGACCTGAAGCCTGAAAACATCCTGTGTGAATCTCCAGAAAAG atgTCACCAGTAAAAATATGTGACTTTGATCTTGGCAGTGGGGTGAAGCTGAACAGTGCATGTACTCCAATAACTACTCCCGAATTAACAACGCCG TGTGGCTCTGCAGAATACATGGCACCCGAAGTGGTGGAAGTGTTCATGGAGGAGGCCACGTTCTATGACAAGAGGTGTGATCTGTGGAGCCTGGGGGTGATTCTGTACATCATGCTCAGTGGTTACCCCCCTTTCGTGGGCAACTGTGGCACAGACTGTGGCTGGGACAGAGGAGAAGTCTGCAGAGTTTGCCAG AACAAGCTTTTTGAGAGCATTCAGGAAGGCAAATACGAATTTCCTGACAAGGACTGGTCACATATTTCCTCTGAGGCCAAAGATCTCATCTCAAAGCTGCTGGTTTGTGATGCCAAAGAACGACTTAGTGCTGCTCAAGTTTTGCAACATTCATGGGTTCAAGGA GCTCCTGAAAGGGGATTGCCCACCCCTCAAGTTCTTCAAAG gaacagcagcacaaaggacCTGACCCTGTTTGCTGCCGAGGCCATAGCCCTGAACCGGCAGCTGTCCCAGCACGAGAGCGAGCTGAGCGCGGAGCAGGAGAGCACCGCCCACACTGTGTGCTCCATGAAACtgtcccctccctccaaatCCCGCCTGGCCCGGCGCAGGGCCATGGCACACGCCACCAAGACCAGCGACTTCCAGCCAGTTCCCCATAAAGCCTTCTAA
- the MKNK1 gene encoding MAP kinase-interacting serine/threonine-protein kinase 1 isoform X1 — translation MFCHTEMVSSQPVPIADSGKRKKKKRTRATDQVPGKFEDLYKLTAELLGEGAYAKVQGAVSLQTGKEYAVKIIEKNAGHSRSRVFREIETLYQCQGNKNILELIEFFEDDTRYYLVFEKLRGGSILDHIQKRKHFNEREASKVVRDIASALDFLHTKGIAHRDLKPENILCESPEKMSPVKICDFDLGSGVKLNSACTPITTPELTTPCGSAEYMAPEVVEVFMEEATFYDKRCDLWSLGVILYIMLSGYPPFVGNCGTDCGWDRGEVCRVCQNKLFESIQEGKYEFPDKDWSHISSEAKDLISKLLVCDAKERLSAAQVLQHSWVQGQAPERGLPTPQVLQRNSSTKDLTLFAAEAIALNRQLSQHESELSAEQESTAHTVCSMKLSPPSKSRLARRRAMAHATKTSDFQPVPHKAF, via the exons ATGTTCTGCCACACAGAGATGGTCAGCAGTCAGCCTGTCCCCATAGCAGacagtgggaaaaggaaaaagaaaaaaagaaccagaGCCACAGATCAGGTCCCTGGGAAGTTTGAAG ACTTGTACAAGCTGACTGCTGAGCTGCTTGGTGAGGGAGCATATGCTAAAGTTCAGGGTGCTGTCAGTCTCCAAACTGGGAAAGAATACGCAGTAAAA ATCATTGAAAAAAATGCTGGGCATAGTCGGAGTCGGGTTTTTCGTGAAATAGAAACTCTGTACCAGTGTCAGGGTAACAA gaacattttGGAGTTAATAGAATTTTTTGAAGATGACACAAGATACTACCTGGTCTTTGAGAAGCTGAGAGGAG GGTCAATCCTGGACCACATACAAAAGAGGAAGCACTTCAATGAACGAGAAGCAAGCAAAGTGGTGAGAGACATTGCCTCTGCTCTGGACTTCCTTCATACAAAAG GTATTGCTCACAGGGACCTGAAGCCTGAAAACATCCTGTGTGAATCTCCAGAAAAG atgTCACCAGTAAAAATATGTGACTTTGATCTTGGCAGTGGGGTGAAGCTGAACAGTGCATGTACTCCAATAACTACTCCCGAATTAACAACGCCG TGTGGCTCTGCAGAATACATGGCACCCGAAGTGGTGGAAGTGTTCATGGAGGAGGCCACGTTCTATGACAAGAGGTGTGATCTGTGGAGCCTGGGGGTGATTCTGTACATCATGCTCAGTGGTTACCCCCCTTTCGTGGGCAACTGTGGCACAGACTGTGGCTGGGACAGAGGAGAAGTCTGCAGAGTTTGCCAG AACAAGCTTTTTGAGAGCATTCAGGAAGGCAAATACGAATTTCCTGACAAGGACTGGTCACATATTTCCTCTGAGGCCAAAGATCTCATCTCAAAGCTGCTGGTTTGTGATGCCAAAGAACGACTTAGTGCTGCTCAAGTTTTGCAACATTCATGGGTTCAAGGA CAGGCTCCTGAAAGGGGATTGCCCACCCCTCAAGTTCTTCAAAG gaacagcagcacaaaggacCTGACCCTGTTTGCTGCCGAGGCCATAGCCCTGAACCGGCAGCTGTCCCAGCACGAGAGCGAGCTGAGCGCGGAGCAGGAGAGCACCGCCCACACTGTGTGCTCCATGAAACtgtcccctccctccaaatCCCGCCTGGCCCGGCGCAGGGCCATGGCACACGCCACCAAGACCAGCGACTTCCAGCCAGTTCCCCATAAAGCCTTCTAA
- the MKNK1 gene encoding MAP kinase-interacting serine/threonine-protein kinase 1 isoform X5, with the protein MFCHTEMVSSQPVPIADSGKRKKKKRTRATDQVPGKFEDLYKLTAELLGEGAYAKVQGAVSLQTGKEYAVKIIEKNAGHSRSRVFREIETLYQCQGNKNILELIEFFEDDTRYYLVFEKLRGGSILDHIQKRKHFNEREASKVVRDIASALDFLHTKGIAHRDLKPENILCESPEKMSPVKICDFDLGSGVKLNSACTPITTPELTTPCGSAEYMAPEVVEVFMEEATFYDKRCDLWSLGVILYIMLSGYPPFVGNCGTDCGWDRGEVCRVCQNKLFESIQEGKYEFPDKDWSHISSEAKDLISKLLVCDAKERLSAAQVLQHSWVQGAPERGLPTPQVLQSDLEEEINTPGNRYSAVRTSG; encoded by the exons ATGTTCTGCCACACAGAGATGGTCAGCAGTCAGCCTGTCCCCATAGCAGacagtgggaaaaggaaaaagaaaaaaagaaccagaGCCACAGATCAGGTCCCTGGGAAGTTTGAAG ACTTGTACAAGCTGACTGCTGAGCTGCTTGGTGAGGGAGCATATGCTAAAGTTCAGGGTGCTGTCAGTCTCCAAACTGGGAAAGAATACGCAGTAAAA ATCATTGAAAAAAATGCTGGGCATAGTCGGAGTCGGGTTTTTCGTGAAATAGAAACTCTGTACCAGTGTCAGGGTAACAA gaacattttGGAGTTAATAGAATTTTTTGAAGATGACACAAGATACTACCTGGTCTTTGAGAAGCTGAGAGGAG GGTCAATCCTGGACCACATACAAAAGAGGAAGCACTTCAATGAACGAGAAGCAAGCAAAGTGGTGAGAGACATTGCCTCTGCTCTGGACTTCCTTCATACAAAAG GTATTGCTCACAGGGACCTGAAGCCTGAAAACATCCTGTGTGAATCTCCAGAAAAG atgTCACCAGTAAAAATATGTGACTTTGATCTTGGCAGTGGGGTGAAGCTGAACAGTGCATGTACTCCAATAACTACTCCCGAATTAACAACGCCG TGTGGCTCTGCAGAATACATGGCACCCGAAGTGGTGGAAGTGTTCATGGAGGAGGCCACGTTCTATGACAAGAGGTGTGATCTGTGGAGCCTGGGGGTGATTCTGTACATCATGCTCAGTGGTTACCCCCCTTTCGTGGGCAACTGTGGCACAGACTGTGGCTGGGACAGAGGAGAAGTCTGCAGAGTTTGCCAG AACAAGCTTTTTGAGAGCATTCAGGAAGGCAAATACGAATTTCCTGACAAGGACTGGTCACATATTTCCTCTGAGGCCAAAGATCTCATCTCAAAGCTGCTGGTTTGTGATGCCAAAGAACGACTTAGTGCTGCTCAAGTTTTGCAACATTCATGGGTTCAAGGA GCTCCTGAAAGGGGATTGCCCACCCCTCAAGTTCTTCAAAG TGatttggaagaagaaataaacacacCTGGAAATAGATACTCTGCTGTGAGGACAAGTGGGTGA
- the MKNK1 gene encoding MAP kinase-interacting serine/threonine-protein kinase 1 isoform X3 produces the protein MVSSQPVPIADSGKRKKKKRTRATDQVPGKFEDLYKLTAELLGEGAYAKVQGAVSLQTGKEYAVKIIEKNAGHSRSRVFREIETLYQCQGNKNILELIEFFEDDTRYYLVFEKLRGGSILDHIQKRKHFNEREASKVVRDIASALDFLHTKGIAHRDLKPENILCESPEKMSPVKICDFDLGSGVKLNSACTPITTPELTTPCGSAEYMAPEVVEVFMEEATFYDKRCDLWSLGVILYIMLSGYPPFVGNCGTDCGWDRGEVCRVCQNKLFESIQEGKYEFPDKDWSHISSEAKDLISKLLVCDAKERLSAAQVLQHSWVQGQAPERGLPTPQVLQRNSSTKDLTLFAAEAIALNRQLSQHESELSAEQESTAHTVCSMKLSPPSKSRLARRRAMAHATKTSDFQPVPHKAF, from the exons ATGGTCAGCAGTCAGCCTGTCCCCATAGCAGacagtgggaaaaggaaaaagaaaaaaagaaccagaGCCACAGATCAGGTCCCTGGGAAGTTTGAAG ACTTGTACAAGCTGACTGCTGAGCTGCTTGGTGAGGGAGCATATGCTAAAGTTCAGGGTGCTGTCAGTCTCCAAACTGGGAAAGAATACGCAGTAAAA ATCATTGAAAAAAATGCTGGGCATAGTCGGAGTCGGGTTTTTCGTGAAATAGAAACTCTGTACCAGTGTCAGGGTAACAA gaacattttGGAGTTAATAGAATTTTTTGAAGATGACACAAGATACTACCTGGTCTTTGAGAAGCTGAGAGGAG GGTCAATCCTGGACCACATACAAAAGAGGAAGCACTTCAATGAACGAGAAGCAAGCAAAGTGGTGAGAGACATTGCCTCTGCTCTGGACTTCCTTCATACAAAAG GTATTGCTCACAGGGACCTGAAGCCTGAAAACATCCTGTGTGAATCTCCAGAAAAG atgTCACCAGTAAAAATATGTGACTTTGATCTTGGCAGTGGGGTGAAGCTGAACAGTGCATGTACTCCAATAACTACTCCCGAATTAACAACGCCG TGTGGCTCTGCAGAATACATGGCACCCGAAGTGGTGGAAGTGTTCATGGAGGAGGCCACGTTCTATGACAAGAGGTGTGATCTGTGGAGCCTGGGGGTGATTCTGTACATCATGCTCAGTGGTTACCCCCCTTTCGTGGGCAACTGTGGCACAGACTGTGGCTGGGACAGAGGAGAAGTCTGCAGAGTTTGCCAG AACAAGCTTTTTGAGAGCATTCAGGAAGGCAAATACGAATTTCCTGACAAGGACTGGTCACATATTTCCTCTGAGGCCAAAGATCTCATCTCAAAGCTGCTGGTTTGTGATGCCAAAGAACGACTTAGTGCTGCTCAAGTTTTGCAACATTCATGGGTTCAAGGA CAGGCTCCTGAAAGGGGATTGCCCACCCCTCAAGTTCTTCAAAG gaacagcagcacaaaggacCTGACCCTGTTTGCTGCCGAGGCCATAGCCCTGAACCGGCAGCTGTCCCAGCACGAGAGCGAGCTGAGCGCGGAGCAGGAGAGCACCGCCCACACTGTGTGCTCCATGAAACtgtcccctccctccaaatCCCGCCTGGCCCGGCGCAGGGCCATGGCACACGCCACCAAGACCAGCGACTTCCAGCCAGTTCCCCATAAAGCCTTCTAA